A portion of the Leptospira noumeaensis genome contains these proteins:
- a CDS encoding LA_0442/LA_0875 N-terminal domain-containing protein: MKKTFTISFLILFTSPLFAVNTVILKNGKTLKGKVTDQNESGLTVQTPEGPQTLSKSQILKVVYKDLNEQEAEKIRIAEEKKLKDKEEKEKAKLEKERLIAEAKEQKRLEEEAKLAEQTKLTEEKDKETEAEKEAKAEAEWLATRKLGPSPAASECGGRLALIWRSALIPGWGQLCGGYYTSAGTFSTMFFGTLFYTLGPLRTEEKNAQSHYDTMILLNQIVGPGTRFNAQNISLPSELFAGIIETSITDDFIAKSKDSAKAANTKYLAGLGTAGIIYITNLIHAFMIGTDRYPERPSVTTGGKQIREGLDFDTGWDKPYTITGIRPQTNSVYAEVRYSILF, encoded by the coding sequence ATGAAAAAAACATTCACTATATCTTTCCTCATCCTATTCACTTCTCCACTTTTTGCGGTCAATACCGTCATTCTTAAAAATGGAAAGACCCTAAAGGGCAAAGTTACGGATCAAAATGAAAGCGGACTCACAGTTCAAACTCCAGAAGGGCCACAAACCCTATCTAAATCTCAAATCCTAAAAGTTGTTTATAAAGACTTAAATGAACAAGAAGCAGAAAAAATTCGCATCGCAGAAGAAAAGAAACTAAAGGATAAAGAAGAGAAAGAAAAAGCAAAATTAGAAAAGGAACGTTTGATCGCTGAAGCCAAAGAACAAAAAAGATTAGAAGAAGAAGCCAAACTTGCAGAGCAAACCAAACTCACCGAAGAAAAAGATAAAGAAACCGAGGCCGAAAAAGAAGCCAAGGCAGAAGCAGAATGGTTAGCCACAAGAAAACTTGGCCCCTCACCGGCAGCATCTGAGTGTGGTGGTCGACTAGCTTTAATTTGGCGATCAGCACTCATTCCAGGATGGGGGCAACTTTGCGGTGGTTATTATACATCGGCAGGAACATTTAGCACAATGTTCTTTGGAACTTTATTTTATACTCTTGGTCCGCTTCGTACCGAAGAAAAAAACGCCCAATCACATTACGATACAATGATCCTTCTCAATCAGATTGTTGGGCCTGGAACAAGATTCAATGCTCAAAATATCAGCCTCCCCTCAGAATTATTTGCAGGAATCATTGAAACTTCTATTACTGATGATTTCATTGCCAAAAGCAAAGATAGTGCCAAAGCAGCCAATACCAAATACCTTGCAGGGCTTGGAACTGCTGGAATTATCTATATCACAAACTTAATCCATGCGTTTATGATTGGAACAGATCGTTATCCGGAACGTCCCAGTGTCACCACTGGAGGAAAACAAATCCGCGAGGGATTGGACTTCGATACAGGTTGGGACAAACCTTATACAATAACAGGAATTCGACCACAAACCAATTCAGTCTATGCGGAAGTCCGATATTCCATTCTGTTTTAA